The Deltaproteobacteria bacterium genomic interval AATCTCGTTCCACGATTTCAAGAAAACGCCGCCAGATGCGGCGCTAAAGAACGTCATACGGCGCGCAAGAGGGCTCGGCGCCGACGCAGTAAAGATAGCGGCTTTCGCAAACACCAGGGCCGACATCCTAAGGCTCGCATCCCTTCTCACCGCGAACCGCGACCTGATAGTGATAGCCATGGGGCGCTACGGCATGATGACGCGGGTGTTTTTTCCGCTCCTTGGCTCTCTTATAACCTACGGCTCGCTTGGCGAGCCCACTGCCCCGGGGCAGATGATGGTAAAACGGCTAAAGCAGGAACTGGCGTTCTATAACGCCAGAAACTGACTGTAGGCAACAGACAAACGGAGGTATAGGCACAAATGGCAGTAAAAATAGCAATCAACGGCTTCGGACGCATAGGAAGGAACGTGTTAAGGGCCTCGATAAACGAGAAGTCCCTCGAGTTCGTCGCGATAAACGACCTGACAGCGCCCTCTACTCTCGCGCATCTGCTTAAATACGACTCTGTGTACGGACGCTTCGACGGCGAGATCTCTGCAACGGAACATTCCATAATCGTAAACGGCAGAGAGATAAAGGTCACTGCAGAGCACGACCCGGCAAAGCTACCGTGGAAAGAGCTCGGGGTCGACATTGTGCTCGAGTGCACGGGGCACTTCACATCGAGGGACAAGGCCGCAGCGCACCTCGACGCAGGAGCAAAGCGCGTCATAATATCGGCTCCGGCAAAGAACGAGGACATAACGCTTTGCATGGGCGTTAACCACAAGCTCTACGACCCGGCAAAACATAAAATAATATCCAACGCCTCGTGCACAACGAACTGCCTTGCCCCTGTTGCCAAGGTGATAAACGACTCCTTTGGCATAAAGAAGGGCCTTATGACCACTGTGCACGCATACACGAACGACCAGAAGATACTTGATTTGCCGCATAAGGACCTAAGAAGGGCCAGGGCAGCCGCGCTCTCGATGATACCGACGACAACGGGCGCTGCAAAGGCGGTTGCGCTCGTACTTCCGGAACTAAAGGGCAAGCTCGACGGGCTCGCGATAAGGGTGCCGGTGCCGACAGTAAGCATGGTGGACCTTGTGTGCGAAGTCGAAAAGACGACATCCAAAGAAGAAGTCAACGCCGCGCTGAAAAAGGCCTCCGAGGGCGAACTTAAAGGCATACTCGGCTTTTGCATCGAGGAATGCGTTTCATCGGATTTTAGGGCCGACTGCCACTCTTCCATCGTGGACGCCGGGCTGACCTCTGTAATGGGCGGAAACCTCGTAAAAGTACTCTCCTGGTACGACAACGAATGGGGCTTCTCCTGCAGGATGAAGGATCTGATGCTCCACATGTCAAAGACCGGCATATAAAACATCGGAGGCCGCTTTCGTGAACAAGGACTTGA includes:
- the gap gene encoding type I glyceraldehyde-3-phosphate dehydrogenase, producing the protein MAVKIAINGFGRIGRNVLRASINEKSLEFVAINDLTAPSTLAHLLKYDSVYGRFDGEISATEHSIIVNGREIKVTAEHDPAKLPWKELGVDIVLECTGHFTSRDKAAAHLDAGAKRVIISAPAKNEDITLCMGVNHKLYDPAKHKIISNASCTTNCLAPVAKVINDSFGIKKGLMTTVHAYTNDQKILDLPHKDLRRARAAALSMIPTTTGAAKAVALVLPELKGKLDGLAIRVPVPTVSMVDLVCEVEKTTSKEEVNAALKKASEGELKGILGFCIEECVSSDFRADCHSSIVDAGLTSVMGGNLVKVLSWYDNEWGFSCRMKDLMLHMSKTGI